One window from the genome of Musa acuminata AAA Group cultivar baxijiao chromosome BXJ1-4, Cavendish_Baxijiao_AAA, whole genome shotgun sequence encodes:
- the LOC135643692 gene encoding uncharacterized protein LOC135643692 produces the protein MGTWRTPMLGILFLMCWAATIQAEYTKYKDPNQPVNVRVKDLMKRMTLAEKIGQMTQIERKDASPQVLKDYLIGSILSGGGSVPAPQASAKDWVNMINEYQKACLSTRLGIPMIYGIDAVHGHNNVYNATIFPHNVGLGATRDPDLVKRIGVATALEVRATGIPYTFAPCIAVCRDPRWGRCYESYSEDHRVVQAMTQIILGLQGEIPLNYTKNFPYVSGKKHVAACAKHFVGDGGTQKGINENNTIIDFHGLLSIHMPAYYDSVAKGVSTIMASYSSWNGIKMHANRYLITDFLKKKLGFKGFVISDWQGIDRITTPPDANYTYSVQVSVNAGIDMVMVPDDYPGFFNTLTTLVNAKVIPMSRIDDAVRRILRVKFVMGLFDNPLADYNLVDQLGKKEHRELAREAVRKSLVLLKNGKSSKKPLLPLPKKAGKILVAGSHADNLGYQCGGWTIEWQGSSGRITGGTTILEAIKSTVDPSTNVVFSENPDAGFVKSNNFSYAIVVVGEPPYSETAGDSLNLTIPEPGPSTIQSVCGAVKCVVVIISGRPVVVEPYVPLMDALVAAWLPGSEGQGVADVLFGDFGFTGKLPRTWFKSVDQLPMNVGDKNYDPLFPFGFGLTTSTV, from the exons ATGGGAACTTGGCGGACACCAATGCTTGGAATTCTGTTCCTGATGTGCTGGGCGGCAACCATACAAGCAGAGTACACGAAATACAAAGACCCCAACCAGCCAGTGAATGTTCGAGTCAAAGATCTGATGAAGCGCATGACTCTTGCTGAAAAAATTGGTCAGATGACACAGATCGAGCGAAAAGATGCCTCACCTCAAGTCTTGAAGGACTACTTAATTG GTAGCATTCTTAGTGGTGGGGGAAGTGTTCCTGCTCCTCAGGCATCTGCTAAGGACTGGGTTAATATGATAAATGAATACCAGAAAGCTTGCCTGTCGACACGATTGGGAATTCCCATGATTTATGGGATTGATGCTGTTCATGGCCACAATAATGTCTATAATGCAACCATATTCCCTCATAATGTTGGTCTTGGAGCCACAAG GGATCCTGATCTTGTAAAGAGGATTGGCGTGGCAACTGCTCTTGAAGTCAGAGCAACAGGCATTCCTTACACTTTTGCGCCATGTATCGCG GTTTGTAGAGATCCAAGGTGGGGCAGGTGCTATGAGAGTTACAGTGAGGATCACAGGGTTGTGCAGGCAATGACCCAAATTATTCTTGGTTTACAAGGAGAAATCCCCTTAAACTACACAAAGAACTTCCCTTATGTTTCCGGAAA GAAGCATGTTGCAGCTTGCGCCAAGCACTTTGTTGGTGATGGTGGGACACAAAAAGGAATTAATGAGAATAATACTATTATCGACTTCCATGGACTCCTCAGCATCCATATGCCTGCTTATTATGACTCGGTCGCAAAGGGTGTGTCCACAATCATGGCATCTTATTCAAGTTGGAATGGAATTAAAATGCATGCCAACCGTTACCTAATCACTGACTTCCTCAAGAAGAAGCTTGGTTTCAAG GGATTCGTGATCTCAGACTGGCAGGGCATAGATCGGATCACCACTCCACCTGATGCAAATTACACTTACTCCGTTCAAGTGTCAGTAAACGCTGGTATCGACATG GTGATGGTTCCAGATGACTATCCTGGGTTCTTCAATACTCTGACAACTCTGGTTAATGCCAAAGTGATCCCCATGAGCCGAATTGATGATGCTGTAAGAAGGATCTTGCGGGTGAAGTTTGTCATGGGTCTTTTCGACAATCCTCTGGCTGACTACAACTTGGTTGATCAGCTTGGAAAGAAG GAGCACAGGGAGTTGGCAAGGGAAGCTGTAAGGAAATCACTTGTGCTGCTGAAGAATGGAAAGTCTAGTAAGAAGCCATTGCTGCCACTGCCAAAGAAGGCCGGGAAGATTCTTGTTGCTGGAAGCCATGCAGACAACCTTGGCTACCAGTGTGGTGGTTGGACCATAGAGTGGCAAGGAAGTAGTGGAAGAATCACTGGTG GTACCACAATCCTGGAGGCCATTAAGTCCACAGTAGATCCATCAACCAATGTAGTGTTCTCTGAGAACCCTGATGCCGGCTTCGTTAAGAGCAACAACTTCTCCTATGCCATTGTCGTCGTCGGGGAGCCGCCCTATTCTGAGACTGCTGGAGACAGCCTCAACCTCACCATTCCTGAGCCTGGGCCGAGCACAATCCAATCTGTGTGCGGCGCGGTGAAGTGCGTGGTGGTTATCATCTCCGGCAGGCCCGTGGTCGTCGAGCCGTATGTGCCCTTGATGGACGCGCTTGTGGCTGCCTGGCTGCCGGGATCCGAAGGCCAAGGGGTCGCTGACGTGCTCTTCGGGGACTTCGGCTTCACCGGGAAGCTGCCTCGCACTTGGTTCAAGTCGGTGGACCAGCTCCCCATGAACGTTGGTGACAAGAACTACGACCCCCTGTTCCCGTTTGGTTTTGGGTTGACAACATCGACAGTGTAG